The Candidatus Saccharibacteria bacterium RAAC3_TM7_1 nucleotide sequence CATAAGCGGTGCATTTTGATTTGTGTAGCGTGTTTTTAGAGCGTTATAGCCTTTTCCTAGATGCGGCGACTTGCTCTTTTTCGGAGCAGTCTTGCGAGGCTTTCGCACCAATTGGTTAATCGTTGGCATAAAAAATGCTGACTCCTAAAACTTTTAGTAATTATTAGACGAATGTATCACGCAGCAAACGTGCTGAACTCGTTCGCATCCTTGCTAAAGGGACACTGAAACTCTTGTCATTAGAGTAACAGATTCTACTCTGTATGTCTAGACGGTAGCGGGTTCTGGCAACATCCGACTAACGATAAATAGCCCTTGTGTTCAGGGCTATTTACCTGCCTTAGTGCGAACTATCCAGCAATCTCAGCATCTTCGGCGATGTGATCGGTGAAGTCAGTATCTGCTTCGACATCAGCATTCGCGTATGTCATCGCTCCTGTACCTACCGGAATCTTACGACCGATGATCACGTTTTCCTTCAGTCCGTGCAGATGATCGGCGCGACCAGAAGTCGCCGCATTGATCAGCACGCGAGTCGTGTCCTGGAATGATGCCGCACTAAGCCAGCTATCGCTCCAGATCGAGACCTTGGTGATACCGAGCAATAGCTGGGCATACTGCACCAAGTCTTTGCTTTCATTTGCAAGCTGTTCATTGGCGTCGACGACAGCCGCCTTAGAGACGATATCGCCCATTACAAAGGCGCTATCCCCTGGATCTTCGACCTGCACACGACTAAACATCTGGCGAACGATGATCTCCAGGTGCTTGTCGGCCACGTCTTGACCTTGAGCAGCATAGATACGCAGCACTTCATTGATGATGTAGCGCTGTGTGGCTTCGACACCCTTCAGGCGCATCAAGTCGTGCAAGTTCAGCGAACCGATTGTCAGGCGGTCACCGGCCACCACACTATCGCCGGCACTAACCACCAGTTGTGTTGAACCAGGGATCTCGTAGCGAACGGGCGCACTGGCATTTGCGGCAATGACGAGCGTATCTTCAGCTACTTCAACCACCCCGTCAAACGGTGCGACGAGCGGCTTAGTGTCACCCTTTGCGGTGGCAAGCACGTCACCAGTTTTTACACTACTGCCGGCCTTTACCTTTACCGTTCGGCCATCAAGCGGCAGACGTTCCACCGTACCTGACTCTGGAGTAACCTGTACGATATAGTTCTTGCCATCTTCCCAGACATCAACCAACCCGGTGACTTCAGTAGTGTGCGCCTGACCTTTCGGCGAGCGAGCTTCAAACAGTTCCTCGACACGTGGTAGACCCTGCGTAATGTCACCACCAGCTACACCGGAGGCATGGAAGGTACGCAGTGTCAGCTGAGTACCTGGCTCACCGACCGACTGAGCGGCAATGACACCAACCGGCTGCGCTGGTGCGACCAAGCTACCTGTTGCCATGTCGATACCATAACTTCGCTGTGGAATACCTCGAAGGTTATTGGTAGACAGAACAGACTGGATCTTCACCAAAGTGATGTCCTTGTCTGCTTCGATAGCGTCAGCGACTTCACGGCTGATCAGCTCATTCTTGCCAATATGACCTGGTATTTCTTCAGCAGTATAGCGGCCGTAGAGACGGTTACCAAAGTCGATCATCGTTAGTTCGGACTCGCTGCGGTGGATCGTAAATCCATCGTCGTCACCAGCCTCGTCCTCGACAGTAAAGACATCTTGCGAGACATCAACCAAACGGCGAGTCAGGTATCCCGAGTCAGCCGTCTTGAGGGCGGTGTCGATCAGACCTTTACGAGCACCTCGAGTCGCCACGAAGGCTTCCAGGCTGGAAAGTCCCTTCTTGAACGAGCTCCGAATCGGTAGCTCAATCTCACGGTTGGTCGCATCGACCTGAATACCAATCATCGCACTCGCCAGTTTGACGTTTGAGATATCACCACGAGCACCAGAGTTAACCATGACGGAAATACTGGTATCCATGCCAGCCAGCTGGTCGCGTAGGAACTGCTCAACGCGCGAGTCGACACTTCGCCAGTTGGCGACGGTTAGACTATAGCGTTCACTCTCAGTGATCAATCCCTGGTCGAACTGTTCTGAGATAAGCGCAGCCTTGGCATCGCCTTCAGCGACGAATTCACCGATCTCATCAAAGCTGATGTAGTCGTCCTTGCCGGTAGAAACGGCGGCAATCGTTGCAAAACGGAAAGCCAGACCTTTCATACGGTCGGCCGTCCGAGCAGTTTCTTCGGCGCCGTAGCGCGCAAAGATTTTCGCCAGAACTTTCTTCAGCTGCTTCTTGCTCTGAATGCTGTCGTCGTACGGAAAGTCGCTTGGTAGAATCTCATTAAAGAAGACTCGACCGAGCGTGGTGTCGCGCACTTCACCCTTGGCAAATATACGAATCGGTGTCTGGAGCTGCAATTTACCGCCGTCGTAGGCCATCTCGGCTTCGTATACCGAGCTGTATGCCTTGCGGTCTTTTGTCTGGGCGCTTGGCTTTTCGTACGTCAGGTAGTAGTTGCCGAGCACGACGTCCTGGCCGATATTGAGTACCGGCGAACCGTCGGCTGGCTTCAGCAGGTTGTTTGTAGCGCTCATTAGTTCACGCGCTTCAGTTTGCGCCTCGTCACTTAGTGGCAGGTGAACCGCCATCTGGTCACCGTCGTAGTCGGCGTTAAATCCATTGGCAACCAGTGGGTGTAACTGAATTGCTTTACCTTCGACAAGTTTCGGCTGGAAGGCCTGAATACTCAGACGGTGCAGCGATGGTGCACGGTTCAGTAGTACGTATTTACCTTCGATAACAGCATCGAGTGCGTCCCAGACCAAGGCGTCACCAGCTTCGATCAGACGAGTTGCCGAGCGAATATTGTGCGCGTGTTCACCGCGAATCAGCCAACTGATCACAAACGGCTTGAATAGCTCAAGCGCCATCTGCTTCGGCAAACCACATTCGCTAATCTTTAGCTTTGGACCAACTACGATGACGGAGCGGCCAGAGTAGTCGACTCGCTTACCAAGCAAGTTCTGGCGGAAACGCCCTTGCTTACCTTTCAGCATGTCGCTGATCGACTTGAGGCGTCGGCGACCACCGGTCGCATTGACGGCACGGCCACCGCGAGCAGCTGAATTGTCAATCAAGGCGTCAACTGCCTCTTGTAGCATACGCATTTCGTTGCGTCGGATCACTTCCGGCGCATTTAGCTCAATTAGTTTCTTGAGACGATTGTTACGGTTGATGACGCGGCGGTAGAGATCATTGAGGTCACTTGTTGCAAAACGACCACCGGTCAGCTGCACCATCGGACGAAGATCCGGTGGGATAACTGGCATAACGGTCATACAGAGGCTGCTCGGCTTGATACCGGCTGCCTGCATGCTTTCGAGCACCTTTAGGCGCTTGAGCAGCTTCTTCTCTCGTTGGCCTTTGGCGGACTCAACTTCCTCAGTCAATTGTGCGATCAACATCGGAAGGTCGATCTCATCAAGTAGCGCGTGCAGCGCTGTGCCGCCCATGCCAACCTCCACCAATTCTTCGTATTCCTCAGGAAGGTTACGGTAGTCGGTTTCAGTAATGAGTGCACCCTTTACCAAGCTCTCGAGCTGAGTTTTCTTGGCGAGGTAACGCTCCTCAAGCTCATCATTTTCTTTGGTACGTGCCTCTGCCAGAGCTTTGACGTCGACGTTCTCGGCTTCTGCCTCTTTTTCGTAGCGTATTTTGATCGCTGCGCGGCCAGCTTCGGTCTCAGCCTCAAGA carries:
- the rpoC gene encoding DNA-directed RNA polymerase subunit beta' (RAAC3_TM7_1_784) → MTRVIQTSGIADFDAVRLAVASPDDILKWSHGEVTKPETINYRTQKPERDGLFCERIFGPVKDINPHDSKLKGVRSREAAVDKNGELVTKAIVRRERMGHINLAAPVAHIWFMRGTPSAMSLLLGLTVRNLERIAYFATYVILKADTEKRDQMLADLEAETEAGRAAIKIRYEKEAEAENVDVKALAEARTKENDELEERYLAKKTQLESLVKGALITETDYRNLPEEYEELVEVGMGGTALHALLDEIDLPMLIAQLTEEVESAKGQREKKLLKRLKVLESMQAAGIKPSSLCMTVMPVIPPDLRPMVQLTGGRFATSDLNDLYRRVINRNNRLKKLIELNAPEVIRRNEMRMLQEAVDALIDNSAARGGRAVNATGGRRRLKSISDMLKGKQGRFRQNLLGKRVDYSGRSVIVVGPKLKISECGLPKQMALELFKPFVISWLIRGEHAHNIRSATRLIEAGDALVWDALDAVIEGKYVLLNRAPSLHRLSIQAFQPKLVEGKAIQLHPLVANGFNADYDGDQMAVHLPLSDEAQTEARELMSATNNLLKPADGSPVLNIGQDVVLGNYYLTYEKPSAQTKDRKAYSSVYEAEMAYDGGKLQLQTPIRIFAKGEVRDTTLGRVFFNEILPSDFPYDDSIQSKKQLKKVLAKIFARYGAEETARTADRMKGLAFRFATIAAVSTGKDDYISFDEIGEFVAEGDAKAALISEQFDQGLITESERYSLTVANWRSVDSRVEQFLRDQLAGMDTSISVMVNSGARGDISNVKLASAMIGIQVDATNREIELPIRSSFKKGLSSLEAFVATRGARKGLIDTALKTADSGYLTRRLVDVSQDVFTVEDEAGDDDGFTIHRSESELTMIDFGNRLYGRYTAEEIPGHIGKNELISREVADAIEADKDITLVKIQSVLSTNNLRGIPQRSYGIDMATGSLVAPAQPVGVIAAQSVGEPGTQLTLRTFHASGVAGGDITQGLPRVEELFEARSPKGQAHTTEVTGLVDVWEDGKNYIVQVTPESGTVERLPLDGRTVKVKAGSSVKTGDVLATAKGDTKPLVAPFDGVVEVAEDTLVIAANASAPVRYEIPGSTQLVVSAGDSVVAGDRLTIGSLNLHDLMRLKGVEATQRYIINEVLRIYAAQGQDVADKHLEIIVRQMFSRVQVEDPGDSAFVMGDIVSKAAVVDANEQLANESKDLVQYAQLLLGITKVSIWSDSWLSAASFQDTTRVLINAATSGRADHLHGLKENVIIGRKIPVGTGAMTYANADVEADTDFTDHIAEDAEIAG